Proteins encoded together in one Candidatus Xianfuyuplasma coldseepsis window:
- a CDS encoding sensor domain-containing diguanylate cyclase, protein MDFIIMSILLIVAFLSFIPVLRMNHVKEEQKYQCLKYLVNTAFVWTIVILLQRLVSNMTIAYYLHMTGYPIKFALAALMVCTIFNYIEKHMPKWLIGFLVLLFIVEVVVSFTNASTQVFLQQVPAMVNNLEDLYGAENGFLFTYHLVFIYGLLLWAVGYLFYFLYNHREIRHYRSISRTMAISVIVVLGFNLTQLLFIHITVDLTYLSLIIVAFSLYQVIFNKDMVYNLKVSGRGEILANMRELYILTDDQHHVVDISPLLTDKYHLDKDAFLGKPYSMLEDALKKEIRIYRDYDMEDIEYSARDHYHLREKRFKLEGFKEYGHMYLLYDETQVFHLLRELNRLSNYDHMTGLNNRNFIEQKLEMIGTDTHLGVVSLDLNGLKANNDYLGHERGDYLLKSLATKMREVMASVSPRYMGRIGGDEFLIIVPKTTVSVLDDIKSRLLSICQDDDIEKAISVSIGTAYSKESISIYSLIQQADQEMYRMKQQTSALYSQKIVEFAKKSGKYIR, encoded by the coding sequence ATGGATTTTATCATTATGAGTATTCTATTAATTGTTGCATTTCTATCATTTATACCAGTACTGCGGATGAACCATGTCAAAGAAGAGCAGAAATATCAATGTTTGAAGTATTTAGTGAATACCGCATTTGTTTGGACGATTGTGATTCTATTACAACGACTGGTTTCCAATATGACAATAGCCTATTATTTACATATGACAGGATATCCGATCAAATTTGCATTGGCAGCGCTTATGGTCTGCACAATCTTTAACTACATTGAGAAACACATGCCAAAATGGTTGATTGGTTTTTTGGTACTGCTATTCATTGTCGAAGTTGTTGTTTCATTTACCAATGCATCAACACAAGTATTCTTACAGCAAGTACCCGCTATGGTAAACAATCTAGAAGATCTTTATGGTGCTGAAAATGGATTCTTGTTTACCTATCACTTAGTGTTCATTTATGGACTTTTGTTATGGGCAGTAGGATACCTGTTTTACTTTTTGTATAATCATCGTGAGATTCGTCATTATCGTTCCATATCTAGAACCATGGCAATCAGTGTTATTGTTGTACTAGGTTTCAACTTGACGCAACTCCTATTTATTCACATAACGGTGGATTTAACGTATTTGTCTTTGATTATTGTTGCATTTAGTCTATATCAAGTCATTTTTAACAAAGATATGGTGTACAATCTCAAAGTGTCTGGACGTGGGGAGATTCTTGCGAATATGCGAGAGTTATATATTTTGACAGACGATCAACATCATGTGGTTGACATCAGTCCTCTTCTGACTGATAAATATCATCTTGATAAAGATGCCTTCTTGGGGAAACCATATAGTATGTTGGAAGATGCTTTAAAAAAAGAGATTCGTATCTACCGTGATTATGATATGGAAGACATAGAATACAGTGCTAGAGATCATTATCATTTACGTGAGAAACGATTCAAATTAGAGGGATTTAAAGAATATGGGCATATGTACTTATTGTATGATGAAACCCAAGTGTTTCATCTCCTACGCGAACTCAATCGCCTTAGTAATTATGATCATATGACCGGACTAAACAACCGTAATTTCATCGAACAAAAATTAGAAATGATTGGGACAGATACACACCTTGGAGTTGTCTCTTTAGATCTCAATGGTCTGAAAGCAAATAACGATTATCTCGGTCATGAACGTGGCGATTACCTCCTGAAATCCTTAGCGACAAAAATGCGAGAAGTTATGGCAAGTGTATCGCCTAGATATATGGGTCGTATTGGTGGAGACGAGTTCCTAATTATTGTACCTAAAACCACCGTTTCTGTACTGGATGATATCAAATCGAGATTGCTTAGTATTTGTCAAGATGATGACATTGAAAAAGCAATAAGCGTATCCATTGGTACAGCGTATTCCAAAGAATCAATCAGCATCTATAGTTTGATTCAACAAGCGGATCAAGAAATGTATCGAATGAAACAACAAACAAGTGCTTTGTACTCACAAAAGATTGTCGAGTTTGCGAAAAAGTCTGGCAAATACATTCGGTAG
- a CDS encoding DUF4238 domain-containing protein: MSEHKKQHQIPKTYMKHFSEKGKMSIMLGENDNIEFIENIPYKNQNYENFYYGKDLIWEKKLGEVETDVEPIIDKIIEGDYSLSEKDLQTMRRFISYQIARVPSQVNKFLYNQAHTLFTAVSIEKRHKENIPEISFSNVLDFIIKEKKRETIDSILSIAEKNTDVIKDLDYLIVDFTTSNRLVFSDNPVIQQNDFFVGSGGLGLVGLIIILPLSPSTAFLMYDKRLYDNHLDDNHITSDSESDVAKINLREIVVRESKVFFDLRNNKSKLSYINAKNVHLRKNYLRNLKPVDFGSKDNKVIMMPNRYVSERINFSFLEMREFAKNIQLVDYFMTREEDSRLFERLNHIKEIYGEKFSDNDIESYRNFMIEYYGEE; encoded by the coding sequence ATGTCAGAACACAAAAAACAACATCAAATTCCCAAAACATATATGAAACATTTTTCTGAGAAAGGAAAGATGTCAATAATGTTAGGTGAAAACGATAATATTGAGTTCATAGAAAATATACCTTATAAGAATCAAAATTATGAAAATTTCTATTACGGTAAAGATCTAATTTGGGAAAAAAAGCTGGGAGAAGTTGAAACTGATGTTGAACCCATAATTGATAAAATAATAGAAGGGGACTATTCCCTTAGTGAGAAAGACCTACAAACTATGAGAAGATTTATTTCATATCAAATCGCTAGAGTACCTTCGCAAGTAAACAAATTTCTTTATAATCAAGCACATACCTTGTTTACAGCAGTATCTATAGAAAAAAGACATAAAGAAAATATCCCTGAAATTTCTTTTAGTAATGTTTTAGATTTTATAATAAAAGAAAAGAAGAGAGAAACAATTGACAGCATATTAAGTATTGCGGAAAAAAATACGGATGTTATAAAGGATTTAGACTATTTGATTGTTGATTTCACAACAAGCAATCGATTAGTTTTTAGTGATAACCCAGTGATTCAACAAAATGACTTTTTTGTTGGTAGTGGTGGACTAGGACTTGTTGGTTTAATTATTATATTACCCCTATCCCCTAGTACGGCATTTTTAATGTATGATAAGAGATTATATGATAATCATTTAGATGATAATCATATTACATCAGATAGTGAAAGTGATGTAGCGAAAATAAATCTCAGGGAAATTGTAGTTAGAGAGAGTAAAGTTTTTTTTGACCTACGTAATAATAAAAGTAAACTCAGTTACATAAACGCTAAAAATGTACACTTAAGAAAAAACTATCTAAGAAATTTAAAACCTGTTGATTTTGGTTCTAAAGATAACAAGGTCATAATGATGCCGAACAGGTATGTTTCAGAAAGAATTAACTTCTCTTTTCTTGAAATGCGGGAGTTTGCCAAAAATATACAGTTGGTTGATTACTTCATGACAAGAGAAGAGGACTCTAGATTATTTGAGAGACTAAATCATATTAAAGAAATCTACGGTGAGAAGTTTTCGGACAATGATATTGAGAGTTATAGAAACTTTATGATTGAATATTACGGTGAAGAATAG
- a CDS encoding aldo/keto reductase family protein: MKYRTMNNGLSIPVLGTGTNTFGKENNSFNGRITYDTTELRSAIELGYRLIDTAIYYRNEAVIGKAVKESGIARNEFFITSKIPPEKEYTETDELVAHYVEHSLELLDMDYIDLYLIHFPLESNQENVRIWRVLESYVDKGVLKSIGVSNFNEEQLSYLLEHARIKPVLNQFQSYPGKHQQSLIDFCKANDIIPEAYQSFAKLDDETKSVLKEISTSYNKTWSQIILNYQIHEGLVVIPKSHSKQHQSENIDVFDFELSANDTKTIRNL; this comes from the coding sequence ATGAAATATCGAACAATGAATAATGGACTCTCAATTCCTGTCTTGGGAACGGGGACCAATACATTTGGTAAAGAGAATAACTCTTTTAATGGTAGAATCACGTATGATACAACAGAACTTCGCTCAGCGATTGAACTGGGATATCGGTTAATTGATACCGCGATTTATTATCGCAACGAAGCAGTGATAGGAAAAGCAGTGAAAGAATCTGGCATTGCTCGAAATGAGTTCTTTATTACATCAAAAATACCACCTGAAAAGGAGTATACAGAAACGGATGAACTAGTTGCTCACTACGTTGAACATTCTCTTGAACTCTTAGATATGGATTATATCGATCTATATTTAATTCATTTTCCTCTAGAATCCAATCAAGAAAATGTACGCATATGGCGTGTTTTAGAATCATATGTTGATAAAGGAGTACTCAAATCCATTGGTGTGTCTAATTTTAACGAAGAACAATTATCTTATTTGTTAGAACACGCTAGAATTAAACCAGTACTAAACCAATTTCAATCCTATCCTGGCAAACACCAACAATCCTTAATCGATTTTTGCAAGGCGAATGATATTATTCCTGAAGCCTATCAATCTTTTGCAAAACTAGATGATGAAACGAAAAGTGTATTGAAGGAAATTTCAACATCATACAATAAAACATGGAGTCAAATCATTTTGAACTATCAAATCCATGAAGGTTTAGTTGTGATTCCCAAATCACATAGTAAACAACATCAATCCGAAAATATCGATGTTTTCGATTTTGAATTATCGGCAAATGATACAAAGACGATTCGCAATCTATAA
- a CDS encoding DUF86 domain-containing protein: protein MPWSDIYGFRNRLVHDYENIILTIVYEAITEDLPILTKLISKVLQN, encoded by the coding sequence ATTCCTTGGAGTGACATTTATGGGTTTAGAAATCGACTAGTACATGACTATGAAAATATCATTCTTACTATTGTATATGAAGCAATCACTGAGGATCTACCAATACTAACAAAACTCATTAGTAAAGTTTTACAGAATTAA
- a CDS encoding nucleotidyltransferase domain-containing protein codes for MDFKIKETRAEYNITQKELSEITEIPLRTIENWESGKRKPSPWVEKLIVDHLKHQPHNEHGIITEKKGYYTIEQIKELLLPLTFKYDISKIMLFGSYSKGTQDEGSDIDLVVDGKIKGLRFFGLLEDVNNLFVKSVDLIHLSQIQQDSHTYNEVMKGIVLYER; via the coding sequence ATGGACTTCAAAATCAAAGAAACAAGAGCAGAGTACAACATCACACAAAAAGAATTAAGTGAAATAACAGAAATACCATTACGTACTATTGAGAACTGGGAAAGTGGTAAAAGAAAACCAAGTCCATGGGTTGAAAAACTGATTGTTGATCATTTGAAACACCAACCTCATAATGAACATGGAATCATCACAGAGAAAAAAGGATATTATACTATCGAACAGATAAAAGAGTTACTTTTACCTTTAACATTCAAATATGATATATCAAAAATTATGTTGTTTGGTTCTTACTCAAAAGGAACACAAGATGAAGGTAGCGATATTGATTTAGTTGTAGACGGTAAAATCAAAGGACTACGCTTCTTCGGATTACTAGAAGATGTGAATAACTTGTTTGTAAAAAGTGTAGATTTGATTCATCTATCTCAAATCCAGCAAGATTCTCATACGTACAACGAGGTTATGAAAGGGATAGTTTTATATGAACGATAG